The window CAGCATTGCTCGAGCCAGATTCTGCGTATTACATATCTGAAgcttgctcgaccggtcgagaaaagttggctcgggtcgagcgaagtgCATTCAAACTTGCAGAGCTTTTAATCATCAACAGGATTCCATTTTGGTGTACAGTACATCcactcgactggtcgagcagaGCTAAATTTCACATTCTATCCAATTTTTGAAATTTCTGATGTTGGACCTGATGGTAGCTGGACTGGTCGAGCATGATTCACTCGAGTCGAGTAAAATGGGCGGTAGCAGCATGTGCGATCTTTTTAAAGTATCATTCAAGGTCCAAttacatttgttgcttctaattgctgTTACCAAGACTAtcagccaccctaccctatccacTAGGGTTGGCACCCCCCTCCTACAACCTAGAAttggtggagcaatcatgaaaccaccaacCCGCCCCCCCCTctcttgtttttgaagcctataaatagagaagaggaagagggagcTATGATCTGAGTTTTCACAtttcattttgagtaatttctatgtattcttcatagctttgcttacatttcaattaataattagtgttagcataatttccctttcaattcaattaagtatttttacttttcaaatacaatcttaactacatcctttattataatattttgcaGGTTggaattcttcaaccattgatgtactattattgaagctttttgaaggtattactttgaatcatcaattcatcttgttcatccttagattgagcttaaaagagtaacttctatccttgcttatgttgttttcaattcatgtcacttagttatttttgattgtttgcctttagtttcatatattcatacttgtagttcttcaacttatattccactcatctctttaggatactctagcttaatttattcatctatgattcttggcttgtttgcattatacaatttcaatatgaatatgagtgagtagtttgttttggcctaggctaggcatcatcaccatgtatgtagtttgaattgctttctttacctttggcttggttgtgttgtttatggtttaagatggattttgctatcatgttgtagtgtcattgaattgagggcgagagtcgatttttaacgataatctatgcttaaaagttaagaaaTCTCTATAAGAATAGGTAtatgctttgattggaaatgttgaatgtgtgcttcatgtcttaaattatgctgagctccatgagaataggtagttgagtatgtttaggaagcttttgttgctcgggagagaacattagtacttatgatatGTTCTTCCCTGTAACAtaatatccatgaccttaggttaaggattagtaaacactactttggtgagaaagcctagcctatgcctcttagcgtattgatcattttatccttacttttagatcattgtatccttatttattacttttatgttttattctcattaagtacttttaattgcttgttttaattatttctatctctaaacatcatattatacgttttcgaacacactaatcgatcgagaaactattaacttaacccccactccttgtggattcgaTTTGCacttgccgacgtactacgccacgccgtgcacttgcggtattactatcaTAGGACGTAAAGTCCCAATCAAGTTTTTGGCGCCGTTTCCGGGGAGTGGCGActttgttaattgtttttcttgattagttagttcattgttctttatcattttgagttgttttcatttttctctTCACTTTGCACTTTACCCCGATTTTTGAGTGTAGTGTATGGAAACTAGGTCTCAAGGACAAGAAAATCTTGTACCTATAAATCCTGAAATTGGGAGAAGAAGGAGGAGAAGGAAACAACGAAAAATGTGAGTAGAAGACCCAAAATCCCTTCGGGAATATGCCATGCCTGATAGGAGCCTAGGGTCGAGTATTGTTCAGACAATCATCACAGCCGCCAACTATGAGATCAAACCAGCTTTCTTTCAATTCATTGATCAGAGTCAATTTGCCGGCACTGAGATGGAGAATCCAAATGACCATCTAGATGAGTTCGTGAACAAGTGTCGCACTGTGAAATATCAGGGGATTTTTGATAAACCAATGAAGCTGATTTGTTTCCCCTACTCACTCCGTGGTGAGGTAAGAGATTGGTTAAGATCTGAAGGGCCAAACAAGTATCGCACTTGGGAGGCATTATCTAAGGCTTTCCTTGCTTGATTCTTTTCACCAGCCAATACTGCTAAACTACGTAATGATATCTCCTCATGCCGTCAAGATGATGGTGAAGCATTATATGAGGCTTGGGAAAGATATAAAGGGTTACAAAGGAAGTGCCCACACCATGGAATCCCAGACTGGCTCTTAATTTAGAAGTTTTACAATGGTCTTAGGGACGAGATACATATTTTAGTAGATGTTGCAGCTGGAGGAACATTGATTGCCAAAACCCCGAGGTGGCCAAACAGATAATCAAGGAAATGTCCTCGAACTTCCATTGGAGAGATAAAAGGAATACCAAGAAAGGTGGAAAATATGAAGTGGATGCATTACTTGTCATTCAAAACTCTGTCCACGCATTGTCAAGAAGGATGGACCAGTTGAGTGTAGGGAACACACTAAAGGCTTGTGAAGTGTGTGGAATCCAAGGTCATTCCCCATCACAGTGTGCAGCAGCAGAATCGTCATCAAGCCAATAAGTTAATGTAGTGTACAACCAAGGGAAGCCACCGTTCAATCCATACTCCAACACTTATAATGAAGGTTAGAGGCATCATCCCaacttttcatataaaaattcCAATGCATCATTGAACCCACCGTTATATCACCAACCTCCACCAACATATAACCAACAACCCCCAGGGTTTCAAAGACCTCCACCATAAAACTCAccgcaaaaatcaaatttggagtCCATGATGGAGAGCTTCATTGCCACTCAGTCCAAGATTAATGCTGATACTTCTAGTGCCATCCAGCAGattcaagcacacaacaaaatcatTGATAATCAGATGGCACAGATTACGCAGCAATTAAGCAATCTTTCCTAACGCAGTGGACAGCTGCCAAGCAACACCGAGAAAAACTCCTCCGGGCATGTAATGCAGTCACACTAAGAAACGACACCACCTATAATCTTCCACCTATAGTTGTtgataatgaagaagaagaggtgGTAATAAAGGAAGAAGCACCTGATGAGGGGGAAAAAGAGGAACAACCAGCACCTGTCCCAAAGAAGAGAAAGGAGCCCACCACAAAGATTAGCGTGTCGCAAGCTTAAAGAAAAATATTGGAAGTTTTTAGAAATTCTGAGTAAGCTTGAAATAAACATTCCCTTCATAGATGCTATCAAGGAGATGCCTTCTTATGCAAAATTTCTAAAGGAGGTATTATCTAACAAAAGGATGCTGCCGGAAACAGGCGTAGAAACACTAAGAGGAAAATGCAGCGCTATCTTAGAGTGCAAGGTGCCGGAAAAAGATTCTTACCCCGGGAGTTTCACCATTCTTGTCAAATTTGGTGAAGTTTTGGTTAATAAAGCACTTGCTGATTTGGGAGCTAGTGTGAGTATCATGCCACTATATTTATGTAAGAGGATCAAAGCGGAGATCAAGCCAACAAGGATATCTTTACAACTAGCCGATAGATCAGTAAGGTTTCCAGTTAGAGTTGTTGAAGATTTGCCAGTTCAAATAGAAAAGTTCTATGTCCGTTGTGATTTTGTGATTATGGATATTGTTGAAGATCATGTCATACCTATCATTCTTGGGAGAGATTTTTTGAAGACTGCACGGGATTTTTTTGATGTGTTCAATGGCAAGCTTACATTGAACATCTTGGGGGAGGACGTTGAGTTTCATCTTCCATCAATGATGAAAGGACCCGCTAATGAATCACTATAGAGAACAGAAGTAGTAAGGGTTGAGATTATGCATCCACAGTATGATGACCCTGAGGTCAATCTTAGAAGAAGTTGAGGATGGAAGGTGCTCAGAAACCGCAAGTTTGAAGAAGCTGTTAGATGAACCAGACTTCTATATGGAACCAATGATGGAGACAGTTTTGGAGGCTTCTGTGACAGTTAAACAGGAGAGATCCACGCCTCCTCAGGTAGATCTTAAACCCCTTCCCTCTTCATTAAAATATGCTTAATTAGGAGAAAATGAAACTTATCCAGTAAATGTTAATGCTCAATTAAATAATACCCAACTTGACCAATTGATTGCattgattaaaattttcaaaagtgtCATAGGGTATTCAATAGATGATATCACTGGTATAAGTCCATCGTTTTGCATGCATAGAATACTTTTGATGATGATCATGCCACATCTATAGAACCTCAAAGGAGATTGAATCCTAATATGATAGATGTTGTGAGAAAAGAGGTTCAGAAATTACTTGACGCAGGTAAAATCTACCCTATCTCTGATAGTAGGTGGGTTAGCCCCGTACAGGTAGTGcccaaaaagggtggcatgactGTTATAAAAAATGATAAGGGTGAATCAGTATCCATTAGAACAGTTACGGGTTGGAAAATGTGCATAGATTacagaaaattaaataaaccaACCCGTAAAGATCATTTCCCTTTGCTTTTTATAGATCAGATGTTGGATCGTTTGACAAAGCATTCATATTTCTGCTATTTAGATGGATGATCTGGAATTTTTCAGATCCCAATCCATCCAGATGATCAGGAAAAGACCACTTTTACTTGTCCCTATGGGACCTTTGCATATCGAAAAACGCCCTTCGGTCTCTGCAATGCTCCCGCCACGTTCCAACGATGCATGATGGCCATTTTCTCTGATTTTATTGAGGATTTTTATGGAAGTATTTATGGATGATTTTTCTGTGCACGGAACATCTTTTGAAGCATGCTTAATCAACCTCGAAAAGGTACTCCGTAGGTGTAAAGAGACCAACCTCACCCTAAATTGGAAAATATGCCATTTCATGGTACAACAGGGGGTAGTGTTAGATCATGCTATCTCCAACAGGGGGTAGTGTTAGGTCATGCTATCTCCAACAGGGGCATTGAGGTAGATAAAGCAAAAGTAGAGGTTATAGAGCGTTTACCTTCTCTCTCTGATGTTAAGGGAATAAGGAGTTTCCTTGGTCACGTTGGTTTTTACCGGAGGTTTATCAAGGATTTCTCTAACATTGCTAAGCCTCTAACTGAGCTCCTCGCCAAATATGCCCCGTTCCTATTTACTAACGATTTCCTTTAAGCTTTTAACATATTGAAACAGGCTCTTATCTCTACTCCTATTATCCAACCGTCGGATTGGAACATCCCTTTTGAAATCATGTGCGATGCAAGTAACTATGCTGTAAGGGATGTCTTGGGTCAAAGGAAGGATGACAAGTTGCATGCCATCTATTATGCGAGTAAGACATTGGATCTAGCTCAGATGAATTATGCAACAACAGAGAAAGAGCGTTTGGCATTTGTATTTGACATAGAGAAATTTAGGCCTTACCAGTTAGGTTCAAGGTGATCGTTCACACCGATGATGCAGCTTTGAGGCACTTGATGGCGAAGAAAGATGCTAAGCCTTGCCTGATTCGGTGGATTCTCCTACTGcaagagtttgatttagaagTGAAGGATAAAAAGGGTGCGAAGAATGTTGTTGCCGACCACTTATCCCGGTTGACTCATGATGGTGGAGCAAGTTTGGAAGCTCCGATTGATGATTCATTTCCAGATGAGTGTCTCTTAGCTGTAAGCATGAAAAGTGTTTCATGGTATGCTGATTTGGCTAATTATCTAGCAAGTGGAATCATTCCTGATGGATACTCATCTCAGCAGAAAAAGAAGTTTTTCTATAATGTCAAGAGACATTCTTAGGAGGACCTGTTCCTGTATAGGCTTTGTGTTAATGGTATAATTAGAAGGTGTGTTCTACAAGAAGAAGTACCTTTTATTATCTCACATTGTCATGATCTGCCCTGCGGAGGACATGCTAGTACCTCCAAGATTGTTGCAAAAATTCTTCATTGTGGTTTTTATTGGCCTTCTCTGTTCAAGGATACACATGCCTATGTCAAATCCTGCGACATATGTCAAAGAACAGGGAATATTTCAAGAAGAAATGAAATGCCACTCAACAACATCctagaaatcaaagtttttgatataTGGGGGGTGGATTTCATGGGACCATTCTCATCCTCCTATGGGAATAAGTATATCTTGCTGGCAATTGATTATGTGTCAAAATGGGTAAAGGCTATTGCATCTCCTACCAATGATGCGCACGTGGTTACCAAGTTCTTcaagaaacacatttttttgCGATTTGGCACACCGAGGGTATTGATTAGTGCTGGAGGGCAACATTTTTTGGAAAAGAGATTTGAATGTGTATTAAATAAATATGGGGTTTATCATAAGATTGGTCTAGGCTATCATCCGCAAACAAGTGGCAAGGCTGAAATCAGCAACCAAGAGATCAAGAGCATTTTGGAGAAGACGGTTGCAAGGTCAAGAAAAGATTGGGCGAATAAGTTGGATGACTCTCTTTGGGCCTACAGAACAGCATTCAAAACCCCTATTGGAGCCACACCATACAAGTTAGTTTATGGGAAGCCGTGCCATTTACCAGTAGAGCTTGAACATAGAGCATTTTGGGCAATCAAAGCCCTTAATTATGATCTAGTGTGTGGTGGTGAGAAGAGGTTGTTAGATATCAACGAATTTGATGAGATACGCTTGGATGCGTATGAGAGTTCAAGGCTATACAAGGAAAAGACCAAGCGATGGCATTACAAGGGTCATACCAGAAGGAGCtttgaagttggacaattaGTGTTACTATTCAACTCCCGTTTGAGGTTATTTCGAGGGAAACTAAAGTCACGTTGGACGGGTTCATTCAAGATCACGAGGGTATTCCCCTATGGTTCCATCGAGCTGTCGAATGCGAAAGCAGAAACATTCAAGGTGAATGGTCAACGTGTCAAACACTATCGCGCAGTGAGCCTTTAGCGGGGTGAGTGGTAATGCCGCTTGAGCCCCCACGTGTTTTGCATGAATAATGCGCAACGGTCAAGCTAACGACCTTAAACGATCGCTTGTTGGGAGACAACCCAACTCTGGTATGTTTTTGTGTATATTcacttttatttcttgtttttgtttttattatgtaacatattttatataGCATGCTTGTATTAAGTTGATGGATGCATGATTTGATAGTTGGGTTGTTCATTATATGCATAAAAATGAGAAATCTGCACAACTGATGTTGTAGGGTCGAGCAAAGGGGTATTTCAAATATAACATTGCACTGTAGGTATTCTAATTGATTATTAGCTGAAAAAACACTCCGCTCGACCAGCCGAGCAAGGTTAGCTCGGGTCGAGCGTTGAGCGGACACCTACAGTGAAACAGGGGATTTACTCGACCACTCGAGcaaataactaaaattttccAGTAGCATTAGCAGCAAAACAGAACGCCAAAAAAACCTGTACTTCGCTCGATAGGTCGAGCGAAATCGGTCGGTCGAGCAAGATGCAGTTTTGACATAATGTGCGTTTAAATTCAGTTTTGCTCGACTAAAACCTCATTTCTCACTCGAGAAAT of the Amaranthus tricolor cultivar Red isolate AtriRed21 chromosome 6, ASM2621246v1, whole genome shotgun sequence genome contains:
- the LOC130815577 gene encoding uncharacterized protein LOC130815577; translated protein: MPSYAKFLKEVLSNKRMLPETGVETLRGKCSAILECKVPEKDSYPGSFTILVKFGEVLVNKALADLGASVSIMPLYLCKRIKAEIKPTRISLQLADRSVRFPVRVVEDLPVQIEKFYVRCDFVIMDIVEDHVIPIILGRDFLKTARDFFDVFNGKLTLNILGEDVEFHLPSMMKGPANESL